In Candida orthopsilosis Co 90-125, chromosome 4 draft sequence, the genomic stretch AtttttggatgaaattgatgctCTTGCCAGTGATCGTGATGGTGATAGTGGAGGTACAAGTGCTTCAAAAAATGTCTTGACctcattgttgaatgagaTTGATGGAGTGGAAGAGTTGAAGGGAGTCGTTATCATTGGTGCCACTAATAAACCAACAGAGATAGATTCAGCTTTGCTTAGACCTGGTCGGTTAGATCGTCATATATATGTTGCTCCACCTGATTATGACGCAAGATTGCAGATCTTAACCAAATGCTGTCGCaagtttgatttggttgaagTGGATTTGACAAAATATGCAAAACTTACTGACGGTTGTTCGGGTGCTGAAGTCACATTATTGTGTCAAGAAGCTGGTTTAAATGCTATCATGGAAGATCGTGACGCACAGCGTGTTGAAACTAGACATTTCGAACATGCTTTACAAGGAATATCTCATGGTATTACTGATGACATGTTACAATATTACAAGGATTTTGCTAATAGAACGGGACTAAATATTGGAAATTAAATAGATATTGCATATACCGAGTAAAGGTGcatcattgttgttgacacCCTTCTTGtaaattcttttctaaaTCTGGTGGCAAATCTTTACCGTCGAAGTCAAGACCATCAAGACCATCTTTACCAGCTCCACCAAAACCAGGTAAGAAATCCCCAGTGTCACCTACCAATTCTGTTGGAGGTTGACCCAACTCCTGTAAACTTTCCAACATAGCATTAATTTGATCTCGTTGTGCTTTGTTTGAGTCGTTATAACTGTcactttcaaatactttCAAGATGTCATTAGTTATGTCATACTGTTTGGTATAGTTTGCGTATTGTTCTTGATCCAATTTATCCTTGTTGTCTTCTAAATATTGTGggaatttgttgtttaaatCTTTAATTGGTTCATACAATACCTCTTTAGAACTCAATTGTTCCAACATAtctatcaacaatttactCATATCCATATCTCCACCACCTAATCCGCTTTCATTCATTCCTGCAAGTAATTGAGTCAATATGTCTTCAGGGTTGGTACCTGAAGAATCATTTTTAATCTTAGAATCAATATCTTCGCCTGATTTACGCAACCTCTCCATAGTTTCCTTCATGACGAAATCAAAGTTGGCCGTTTGTTGTGCACCGGATTCAGCTTCTGATCTatgatttgtttcaaactGTTGGaccaaagtttcaaattgtttttgggTTTCTGGatcttcaattttcatATCCTTGATCAACTCGGCAACagagttttgaaaatcttcATTG encodes the following:
- a CDS encoding Pex19 protein (S. cerevisiae homolog PEX19 has role in protein stabilization, protein import into peroxisome membrane, ER-dependent peroxisome organization, protein exit from endoplasmic reticulum), coding for MSEEIKNQGDLASTTVQNASNSAGATTGTADAAAAAAAAAATATATTTSTKDHTKNIDEGSAVKTQDRSDEKTKASSGGDDVDDLDDLLDDFADDVLSKPPGSTLDNQSQTGSITKKEGKGASSSTDPVNEDFQNSVAELIKDMKIEDPETQKQFETLVQQFETNHRSEAESGAQQTANFDFVMKETMERLRKSGEDIDSKIKNDSSGTNPEDILTQLLAGMNESGLGGGDMDMSKLLIDMLEQLSSKEVLYEPIKDLNNKFPQYLEDNKDKLDQEQYANYTKQYDITNDILKVFESDSYNDSNKAQRDQINAMLESLQELGQPPTELVGDTGDFLPGFGGAGKDGLDGLDFDGKDLPPDLEKNLQEGCQQQ